The Pseudorca crassidens isolate mPseCra1 chromosome 3, mPseCra1.hap1, whole genome shotgun sequence genome includes the window CCTCAAACAGTTATTAAAGTTCTCAGGGTATATTTCAAAAGAGAGGGTATTAACCTAACTCTCCGGTCTAATTCCAAGTCTGGTAATTATATGCTGCCTGTTAAAATTCCCCTTGCAGTTGTAATTTAATAAGGTGGCGTTCAGTTCTCGTCAAACAGCTCAGAGCAATGCAACCAGCTACAATGCTCATCCCATAAAGTGTAATGtttcagatgtgattaagtgATCATTTAGAATTTTTCAGGGAATCAGGCCGTACATTCATTAAAGTATTTTTCCAGTTGTAAAGAATAAACTATATACTTTTTAAGGGGCCCAAAATTCCTATACCTTGAAATGTCACAGTATATTTTAGTTTATGTTCTTTATAAGAGAGTTCTGTAGTTATTATAATACTAACATGACAAGAAAACTCTTCAAATATATCATCTTCAAGTTTTACAAagcagagaaaatgcaaaaatccCTCACAGACGCAAAGCAGAAGCTATTTATACTTTCCTTCTCAAGGTACTGGTGAGAGAGTCACTGTGTTTCCCCATTTCTCCAATCTGCAAATACCAGAACTTAGGAAAACTACAGTATAACATTAGGAAGATGAACAAGTGGCAAAATGAAACTAAACAGGAGTGTACAGCTACGAAATTTCAACATTTATCTGGCGCCATATTAAAAGGCATTCTGGAACTGTGATCTCTTGCAGAGAGTAAGGGCAGAGGAACTGGAAACAGTAGCACAGAAATAGAATTACTCCCCAAGATTGTACAGACTATTTAAATGAGGTCCTAAAATATATCTTAAGGCTTACAGATGCATATATAGGTAGAATCCTAGGTAGAATCATTATCCTTGATgaaagccttaaaaaagaaacaaaaaaaaatagtaagtgtTTCTGTCGTTTCGATGTGTCTTAAAGAATACTCTAAAATTAGTTCCATCATTTAAGTACACCCAACTATAGGTTCTATAAGTCAATATATTACTAAAAAGTTTCTATTAACTGTGTTTTTCTCATCTAcattctgtttattaaaaaatctGTCATTTTTCAGAGTACTGACATTATCACTCAAGGAAAAAacctataaatacatatacaaagaCAACACCCTATAACTCTTAAAAGGCCAGAATCATTCTAGGCAAAGAAAACAATGCTactattaacaacaacaacagcaaaaatcaatttaaaaagcaagagccaaaaacactaccatttaccactgcaacaaaaagaataaaatatctaggattaaacctacctaaggagacaaaagacctgtatgcagaaaattataagacactgatgaaagaaattaaagatgatacaaacagatagagagatataccatgctcttggattggaagaatcaacattgtgaaaatgactctactacccaaagcaatctacagattcaacgcaatccctatcaaactaccactggcatttttcacagaactagaacaaaaaatttcacaagttgtatggaaacacaaaagatcccgaatagccaaagcaatcttgagaaagaaaaacggagctggaggaatcaggctccctgacttcagactatactacaaagctacagtcatcaagatagtatggtactggcacaaaaacagaaatatagatcaatggaacaggatagaaagtcgagagataaacccacacacatatggtcaccttatctttgataaaggaggcaagaatatacagtggagaaaagacagcctcttcaataagtggtgctgggaaaactggacagctacatggaaaagaatgaaattagaacactccctaacaccatacacaaaaataaactcaaaatggagtaaagaccttaatgtaaggtcagaccctatcaaactcttagaggaaaacataggcagaacactctatgacataaatcacagcaagatcctttttgacccacctcctagagaaatggaaataaaaacaaacataaacaaatgggacctaatgaaacttaaaaccttttgcacagtgaaggaaacaataaacaagacgaaaagacaaccctcagaatgggagaaaatatttgcaaatgaagcaactgacaaaggattaatctccaaaatttacaagcagctcatgcatctcaatattaaaaaaacaaacaacccaatccaaaaatgggcagaagacctaaatagacatttctccaaagaagatatacagattgccaacaaatacatgaaagaacactcaacatcattaatcattagagaaatgcaaatcaaaactacaatgagatatcatctcacaccagtcagaatggccatcatcaaaaaatctacaaacaatatatgctggagagggtgtggagaaaagggaaccctcttgcactgttggtgggaatgtaaattgacacagccactatggagaacagtatggacgttccttaaaaaactaaaaatagaactaccatatgacccagcaatcccacttctgggcataaaccctgagaaaacaataattcaaaatgagtcatgtaccacaatgttcactgcagctctatttacaatagccaggacatggaagcaacctaagttcccatcgacagatgaatggataaagatgtggcacatatatacaatggaatattactcagccataaaaagaaacaaaattgagttatttgtagtgaggtggatggacctagagtctgtcatacagagtgaagtcagaaagagaaaaacaaatactgtatgctaacacatatatatggaatctaaaaaacaaataaaaagtggtcatgaagaacctaggggcaaaacgggaataaagacgcagacctactagagaatggacttgaggatactgggagggggaagggtaaactgggacgaagtgagagagtggcatggacacatatacactaccaaacgtaaggtagatagctagtgggaagcagccgcatagcacagggagatcagcttggtgctttgtgaccaactagaggggtgggttagggagggtgggagggagggagactcaagaaggaagagatatggggatatgtatatatgtataactgattcacttcgttataacgcagaaactaacacaccattgtaaagcaattatactccaataaagatgttaaaaaaataaataaataaaataatttaaaaaaaaaaccaagagccAAGTAAACTACCCTTTTTCTTGAGGGTGGAAAACAGTGTAAATATTTCATCAACTTCATTAGATGACATCAGGCCTaattataaaaagcaaacaagaaaagcttttatttttgatTAGTGTCTATAATGGAGAAAGCACAGCcaaattaaatgattttcttccaaaaagcaaaatgtaGTAAAAAATGCTTAGAAATACTACTTAACAATTCCCACTGGGGTCTAAGCCAGCACCCAGAAATCAAACACTTTCATATTTCTGTAGCAAAATGTATGAATACTTGAAAATAGTCCTCGTTTTAATTTAGATCTAGATCTGCCATCAAGTAAGTTAATGTTAGGTCAGGTTTTGTTGTCAATTTCTGTTTTTAGAACTTTGCAGATTTTGGATAAAAGACTGTGGACCTAAactgaaaaaacagaaataaatcaggcacaagttcttttttttttttttttttaattggccgcaccacacggcatacaaaatcttagttccccagccagggatagaacctgtaccccctgcagtggaagtgcagcatcctaaccactggactgccagggaagtctcaggcACAAGTTCTTAACTAACTTTATTCTTAGCTTAGAAAATAGTAGGTTACATAAATATTGTCTGCTAACCCTTGAAGTTTACAAACTTCAAGATAGcagtagaaatattttaattatttctacaAGTTACTTATACTATACTACGGAAGCTTAATTCATATAtccaatgaaaatcaaaaagattttattaactttatgatatgaaataaaatatataaaatgcattcATATTCAAAAGGATAAATTTCTTCCCTTGTAGTActttctagttaaaaaaaaatatttctttaaattaataaaatcttgAAATTGCACTGTAATTGAGCATGGCAAGGGTTCCCACTAGCTTAAAAGGATAGGTGAAAGTGACTCTGGGGTAATGAAAAGTCAGCAGTTGGACAAAGaaattctccatttctctcttctttctgttgtcctacagtttggaaaaaaaggaatctaTGTAAGAGGAAACAGAATGCTTATTATAAGAAAAGTTATATGTTCTCTTGAAAATAGTAAATTATAGTGGTGAAGAACACAGAGACTGGAGTTAGTCAATAAGTAGATAATCAAATTCCAGCTCCACCttttactagctttgtgaccttaggAAGTTAGTAAGTGCTcttatgcctcagtttcatctataaatgcagaaaataatagAATGTACCACATAAAGttgttaatgaaaattaaatgctaaacaaaaataagtaaaaaataaacagtgaCAGGAACAGCAACAGGAAGAATAAACAGGTGATATTAGTAAATACTGGCAAAGTTAATGCAATATTACCAATCAaaattttctgtggttttaatcactttttaaacCCAGACTggcttagaaattttttttaatacaataaatGTTTACCTTGCATTTTATTAACTGAAATACCATGAACTGAAATAATTAGTAGCTCTATCtttttataataatgaataaCCATTACCTGAACTTATAATTTTTGTAAAATCCTGAAATCCGTCAGAGAGTTTCTGTGAAAAACTAACGAGTAGTTTACATGTATGGTTACCACTCAGTAAATAAGAATATTTGATAAGTCAAAATATCTAACTCACTGACCATGTCAGACAGCCCATCCACCAAATATCATGGTACTAGAAATAAACCACTTTGCTCACTAAACCATCTCACAAAGCACAGcacgaaaccttacctatcttcATCTTTGTCATACAGTTGGTAATAATCTCCACAGCCATTCCAAAACGTGTTATCCACAACTTCTTGCCTTCCTGTGGCTCCATTTTCTGGTGTTATTTGGTTatcttctgtttctctctgtgtaACTCTTGCGAAAGGCAGATCCAAGAACATACAATCATGTTCTCCATCATAGTCATCACATTTTATTAAGAGGTCATCTGAGCCATTTTCCTCAACTTCCAAAGCCTCTCTCCACCTCTGAACACTTCTTTGTTTAGCCTCATGCCTATTAAAACCTGTTTCTTGGTCCACCTGGCTTGAACTTATCAGTTTCCTAACTTTGGGCCTCACTACCTGTTCAGGAGAACTTCCCTGGTTTTTGCCCCTATCACTGGTATTTTGCTCACTGCAAATATGCCTGGGAGCACAGGCTGAATCTTCAActgaattttctctttgtctctcctggctagtattattttgttgtttctttctaaCCACTTCATCTTCAGAAGAGGACCTCTGAAATTCCTGATTGTTCTGATTGACAAACTCAGTATCACCAGTTGAACTTTTCACTAAAGGTGCTGAATCTACCTCTTCAAACTCATCTCTTAATTCACAGTTAAAAGAGGGAACTGTCGGTGAAAGACCAGTGTATGCCTCTACCTCTCCATTTTCCAACTCAAACACTGTATTGCCCAATGCTTCCTGATATCTACCACCTTCCACAACGTCTGCAGAGAGCTGATGACTGTCATTATCCTCTCCATGTCTGCCATCTGGATCATAAGAGTCAGTATGAACCAATGTAATTCCATTTTGAACACTTGAAGCATTACAAACTTCTGAAGTATATTCTCCCTCAGAATGATTGTGAAGATCCGTACTGCTTCCTAAGGTCTCCCTGCCTTCCTCGCTATGATGTACTGCAGCAAAGGATGGACTGCTCTCAATGGTTTGATTCAATGCTGTATCACAAATGGGAATTTCTGCTTCAGTTTTTTCAAATAAAGGGTCATTGGGTAAAGAAGAATGAACTTGATCCAATGGACTGGAACCTTCATagggaacaaaagaaaacatatttagagGGATTAATTtagataatgttttatttaataatgacTCTTTAACTAGAAATCATACCAATTATTACTTATTTGAGAATATGAGTGAATTTCTCTGACAGGTGCTTATAGGCTCCCTAACTTAACTGGGAGGGCGGACTGGTTACCCTATGAGTTCATTTATGCCACTGTGTAGCCTCTTAATATCCTCTCCCTCAGATGTCTTCTGTAGGTTTTTCACCTAAATCCTAATACCTAAAACATTCtgtaaaagacatttaaaagagAGGCTAATAAGAGACTAACAATGAGAGGCATAAGTGAAGTCACAGGGTAACCAATCTGCCCTCCCAGTTGTTGGACTGTGCAATTCAGACTTAAATTACTTTattacatgcagatttttttttacatgtagatattttaaaaggtgGTTATAATAGATATAAGAACAGGCTATATACAGATCTAACAGAAATGAGACTCTactgtgttttatgtcaattcAGAAGATTATATCTCAGTCCCTAGACACATAATATTACATTTCTATCCCCAAAATGAATTGTTAAAATATACCTACAATGAGTTAACTGTAACTATGTTACAGCTAtcagtgaaaaacaacaaaagagtCAATGTGTTGATTTTCTTTGTCATAGTTTGTCAGAATTCTGAGACAAGAGTAAAATCCTATCTACCCCACAAATTACTTTAAACATGACTATCTTTTACCATCACTAATGTAATAACAAAAAATGAAGATGCTAAGACCTGTTGgaacaaaaatttataaataactgAAGGGAAGTCTTATCATATCACAAAAAGGCTGCTTTAACAGAAGGACCTTAGGTAATAATTCAGATTCTTGTATATAAatgacagtaaaaaaaataaCCTAGAATTATCAAGTTTGCTCAGGACAAGAGGAAGATGACATTCCAGTCCAAAAATGTGTAGTTATAGTACATGGATACCTGCAAAATACTTTTTCAAACTAATGAATAATtaggaaattttaattaaataactatGTATTACttgacatttatattttatatgattctaAAAGAATCAACTTAACCAAGCTAAATTATTGagatacaaataaaacaaaaagctatttAAATGTAATATGCAGGGAAAAATATACTCAgttcacattaaaaatttttttggattgAAAGATGAAGAATTCCTCTGGCTGAAGGATGTGACAACATGTAATCACTGCCATGACAATGTAGTTATTGATTGGCCATATTCTATCTTTTTCTATGTTTAAATGTATACACTGTTAAGTtaatagaaaattttgaaatgaatttcttGACAGGAAATGTATAGCATTTATACTCAGAGACACACATAAAACCCACTCACTATTTCAAATATTACAAGATCAATTCTTACATGGTTATTAATAGCTTTTAAATAATCCCATGTTGCATACCTGAGGAATTTTCTTTTGGAACATCATCTAGTTCCAACACTTCATAGTCATCACCAGCCCTACCTAAGCTTCTTTCATGCCTGGTCATACATGGTTTGAAACTGACATATGCATGTCTTCTGCCATATCGCCTGCCTGTGATTGTCTGATATCCTCCTGCTGGTTTGGGCCAGGCCGCCTTGCTGGATTCTTGATCCATTGctgaaaaacaaagttaaaaataaaagagacacaGCAATGACTTATTCTGACATTTGGGGTAATGTTTCAACATATATTGCCAAATCATATGCTACTGAACATCGAATGCCCCTTACTAGCAATATAAAACATAcctgaaaagaaaacatgaaatactACATTATGAGAGTTATGTGAGCCCCTTATCCCCCAAATATCTTAAAGTTTGGTTCCTTTAAGGTATTTCAGATTTTTATAACCTTACTTACCCCAATTTTTTTCCACTTGCCAAATTACTATACTGTAAAAGCTCCTTAAGGATGGGAGAATGATTCTCCAAGTTATCAAAGTACCTTATGTAtaagtgctcaatacatatttgttgagtgaattatTCACACGTACATGATACGATGGTTTCAATTACATTAAAAGTGAATAAATTCCAGTCAAAGGTAACAAGTAATTTCTTTAGATGGTATCTGTACTATTATAAAGAACTAACGGGACCACAATAAAATATATCCCAAAGATCAGGGTCAGGTAAAACTCTCCAAAAGAAAACAGTGGTGAGCCAAGTCAAACTCTTCAAAACTACCAATGGTATACATATGGTGTgtatgaaaagaaaaagccatcaACATTTGAACAACTCGAATACTAAGTTCGATGCCTGAGGGATATACAGTAGCAACAGTAGCATCTTTTACTGAGTAGGACATTatctcatatatacatatagtaaaaGTTTGCTTAGTCCATtgagttttacatatattatgcaggaactaaacaaaatattttctcacagtatacgaaatagtcaataaatgaaaaagttacacatttttgttttattgcattAGAACAAGAAATATAATTGCTTTTAAGCACAAAAACCtgtatttataacattatatgatACCAAGTATTACATTGTTACTTCATCCCCTCACAAACCTGTTGAGGTggatactgtattttattttaaagaataaaaaactagggttaaaatgaattatttaagaaactTGTCCAATAACCCAATATTATGACTCCAGACCAGTTCCCTTAACAAAACCTCCAAAAGAACAGTCTCCAAAGTGAAAAGCACAATAGATGCCAAGAGGGTACGGAAAGAAAATATGAGTTTCTATTTATACTCATTTTTGTatcaaaaattagaaattaagctTTATAAATATTCAATACATGGATTGAAACTAGCCTTAAGTAAGACGATGATCACACATCACGTATGGTACTCAAGGAATCTGGAAGGAAAAATATGAAGTTCTCAATGTAGAGGAACTGACAGAGACACCTTGCTTACCTGCTGGCTCCTTTTCAGTATACTGTGACATATATGGCAGTTTTTGTGTGCCCAGTTCAGTGGAATTATGGATGTGATTTAGTTTTTACTCACACAATGGATAAGCTGCAGGAGATTCCTACAAAGAAACCATGGATTaaacaaaatagtaataatacagcacaaaacaaaaatagcaaaacTAATACTACTTCTCCTAGTGAAGTTCTTAGCTAGCCCATaataacagagaaaaacacaATTGGATCTGACAAGTCAATCAAAAAACCTCAAAACTATGAAGATGGCTATTTGAAAGAGATTTAGATCTCCTCTTGAAAAACCTTGCCTTAAGTATGTATCATCCTTAAGATTGACAATGATAACAACACACAAATAATTTATAAGGAAATAAGCAAATATATTGGGAGAAGTGTTGATTGGGGTATGTGACCAAACTGTTTGGGGGTCTACTACACACTATCTGCTTCTCCATCAAACACTAAGTTCCTTTAGCCCTTGTTAAAAGAAGTTAACCCTAAGAAtacaaacttcattttaaaaatgtatagtggtacattttaaaaatatatggtgGCTTATGACAATTAATAATTAACGTGTATAAAAATGATACACTTGTTCTTTACAATAATAGTCAATTGATCATTCAGATATTTTAATCCCAAAGAAAAACCCATTCTAAATTAGAAGAACTAAAATTTACCATGCAAAGTATAAAATGACTTCATCTGTTTTGAAGTTAATCCacttatttactattttaaaagttgCAACCTGtgcctttttttaaagtttgtcaaGAGCTTAGCTTTTTAATTAAAtactttaattacttaaaaacGAGCTATTGCTAAACTGCCTACCACCAACTTAAAGCTGTTACAAGATGATAGTTCTGAAAATTAGTTTAACTGTATATATCTATCTAGCCATGTATAGCTATAAATTAACATACATAAAAGTACACATATCCTcccatataaattataaattcagcAATAGGTTGTACAGTAATGTTCTAATATAGCTAAATCAAGTCAGATGGTTAACAATAGCTAAAGGGTAAAGGAATATCAAGAAAATAATTCTACCATACTGGCAAAAACACAAGCTCTGATTAATATTGTTTTAATAGTGAGAAAAATAATGTGCAATTAACTTGAATCTTCACAGATTCACAGTATAATAATACATGCAGACTCAAAGGTCGGCCATGGATTTAAGTTCATGAGTATTTTACCCAAAGTCTTTTCTTTGAAATAAGGCAATATTCCAGGCACTATTTTCAGTGCTGAGGatataacaatgaacaaaatagacaaatattCCTGCCCTCCTAAAACTGCAGTATGGGGTATAGACATTAAAcaaatcagtaaaaaataaagatatgttaGACAATAAATACTATGGAGCAAAACAGAGCAGAGAATAAAGAGCTCCTAAGGGTGTGCAGTTTAAAGTAGTGTGGttagggaaggcctcactgagaaggaaTCATTTGAGCAAACACCTGTGAGGAGGGAGCCACGTGTAAACCTAGGGAAAGAACATTCTCAGCAGAATAAAAAGAAGATCCTGAAGTAAGAATTTCCAGAATTTACCTTAGCAAGAAGTCTGGGATGGAATGAGGACGAGAGAAAGTAACAGATGAGGTCAGAAAGTTAATTAGGGAGAAGGGAGTAAGGTGGAACAAACAACATAGGTCTTTACAGGATAATAGAAgaaatgtaggttttattttgAGTGAGAGGGAAAACCACCAAACAGTTCTGAGAAGAGAACTTCTGTTTTAAAAGGAACACTCTGGctactgtgtttatttttttatttatttatttttttggtacgtgggcctcccactgttgtggcctctccccttgcggagcacaggctccggacgcgcgggctcagcggccatggctcacaggcccagccgctccgcggcatgtgggatcttcccggaccagggcacgaacccgtgtcgcctgcatcggcaggcagactctcaactactgcgccaccagggaagtcctggctaCTGTGTTCAGATGAAGGGGAACAAGGTCAAAGGCAGGAAGACTGGCTAGAAAGCTATGGAAATACTGACAAGAGATCACAGTGGTTTGGACCAGAGTAAAAACAGGTGGTGAGAAATGGTCAGATTCTGTCTATATTGTGAAAGTAGAGCCAACAAAGTTTTCTGATGTAGGTTATGAAAGAAGGTAAGGATTTGAGGCTGACTCTAAGTTTTATAGCCTGGGCAACTAGAAAAACAGAGTTGACATTAACTGACAGGAAAATCTGTGGAAGACATAGGTTTGGAGAAAGTATCTTGAGTTTAGTTCTGGATGTGCTAAATTTGAGATATCTATTAGATATTCAAGTAGAAATGTTAAATAGGATGCTGGAGTTCACTGGACAATTCTGAACTGCCAGTATAATTTGGGAGTTATCAGGATATGGACAATATTCAAAAGGGCTTGAACTTGGAAGAGATGTCTAAGTAGGcttggagaaggaaagaagttcATGGGCTGAACCCTGAGATGATCCAAAATTAAGAGGCCAGGGAAAAAGAAGTATCAGGAAAACCGACAAATGAGAGGGGCttgtgagagaaaagaaaaaatccaggaGTGTGGATGTCAAATGAAGACAG containing:
- the PJA2 gene encoding E3 ubiquitin-protein ligase Praja-2; translation: MSQYTEKEPAAMDQESSKAAWPKPAGGYQTITGRRYGRRHAYVSFKPCMTRHERSLGRAGDDYEVLELDDVPKENSSGSSPLDQVHSSLPNDPLFEKTEAEIPICDTALNQTIESSPSFAAVHHSEEGRETLGSSTDLHNHSEGEYTSEVCNASSVQNGITLVHTDSYDPDGRHGEDNDSHQLSADVVEGGRYQEALGNTVFELENGEVEAYTGLSPTVPSFNCELRDEFEEVDSAPLVKSSTGDTEFVNQNNQEFQRSSSEDEVVRKKQQNNTSQERQRENSVEDSACAPRHICSEQNTSDRGKNQGSSPEQVVRPKVRKLISSSQVDQETGFNRHEAKQRSVQRWREALEVEENGSDDLLIKCDDYDGEHDCMFLDLPFARVTQRETEDNQITPENGATGRQEVVDNTFWNGCGDYYQLYDKDEDSSECSDGEWSASLPHRFSGTEKDQSSSDESWETLPGKDENEPELQSDSSGPEEENQELSLQEGEQTSLEEGEIPWLQYNEVNESSSDEGNEPANEFAQPEAFMLDGNNNLEDDSSVSEDLDVDWSLFDGFADGLGVAEAISYVDPQFLTYMALEERLAQAMETALAHLESLAVDVEVANPPASKESIDGLPETLVLEDHTAIGQEQCCPICCSEYIKDDIATELPCHHFFHKPCVSIWLQKSGTCPVCRRHFPPAVMETPAAASSEPDHDAPPANDSTAEAP